In Piliocolobus tephrosceles isolate RC106 chromosome 6, ASM277652v3, whole genome shotgun sequence, the following are encoded in one genomic region:
- the PATL2 gene encoding protein PAT1 homolog 2 isoform X3: MNNLNRKDSNSQVVYLPEAGNALSLEDTAKKEVHQPTKMKCLEGPGKICGPLAPEEELVSACQLEKEKENEGEEEEEEEEDLDPDLEEEEEEENDLGDPTILGAVHNTQRALLSSPGFKAPGVLGMSLASLHFLWQTLDYLSPIPFWPTFPSTSSPARHFGPRLPSPDPTLFCSLLTSWPPRFSHLTQLHPQHQRILQQQQQRSQTPSPPAKKPWSQQPDPYANLMTRKEKDWVIKVQMVQLRSINPPLDDYYYQEYYQKLEKQQADEELLGRRNQVESLKLVTPYIQKAEAYESVVRIEGSLGQVAVSTCFSPRRAIDAVPHGTQEQDIEAASSQRLRVLHRIEKMFLQLLEIEEGWKYRPPQPCFSEQQSNQVEKLFQTLKTQEQNNLEEAADGFLQVLSVRKGKALVARLLPFLAQDQAVTILLAITHHLPLLVRRDVADQALQMLFKPLGKCISHLTLHELLQGLQGLMLLPSGSSERPVTVVLQNQDRHGGSDCLGNSPNAYSLSGRTPSFPQQPTSPVLSPCGQTIGSAAGGQDGVCLDLLICLFWNTCMWEVESSDTSL, from the exons ATGAATAACTTAAACAGAAAGGACAGCAACAGTCAGGTG GTTTACCTTCCAGAGGCTGGCAATGCTCTTTCACTGGAGGACACAGCCAAGAAGGAAGTCCACCAGCCTACCAAGATGAAATGCCTTGAAG GGCCAGGTAAGATCTGTGGCCCTTTGGCTCCTGAGGAGGAGCTGGTGTCTGCCTGCcagttggaaaaagaaaaagagaatgaaggggaggaagaggaggaggaggaggaagatctGGACCCAGACctggaagaagaagaggaggaagagaatgatCTTGGGGATCCAACTATACTTGGTGCTGTCCATAATACCCAG AGAGCTCTGCTCAGCTCACCTGGATTCAAGGCCCCTGGTGTGCTGGGAATGTCACTTGCCTCCTTGCATTTTCTGTGGCAG ACCTTGGACTACCTGTCGCCCATCCCTTTCTGGCCTACATTTCCCAGCACCAGCTCTCCAGCACGGCACTTTGGACCTCGGCTGCCCTCACCAGACCCAACTCTTTTCTGCAGCCTGCTGACCTCGTGGCCCCCTAGGTTCAG TCATCTGACCCAGCTCCACCCTCAGCACCAACGGATcttgcagcagcagcaacagcgtAGTCAAACACCAAG TCCCCCAGCCAAGAAGCCTTGGTCTCAGCAGCCAGACCCCTATGCTAACCTCATGACCAGAAAAGAGAAGGACTGGGTGATAAAAGTGCAGATGGTGCAACTGCGGAGTATAAACCCCCCCCTGGATGATTACTACTACCAG GAATATTACCAGAAGCTAGAGAAGCAGCAGGCAGATGAAGAGCTACTTGGACGAAGGAACCAGGTTGAGTCTCTCAAGCTGGTAACACCTTACATTCAGAAGGCAGAGGCTTATGAGTCCG taGTCCGAATCGAGGGTTCCCTGGGCCAGGTAGCTGTGTCGACATGCTTCAGCCCTCGCCGAGCTATTGATGCTGTACCCCATGGAACTCAAGAGCAG GATATAGAAGCTGCAAGCAGTCAGAGGCTTCGGGTGTTACACCGGATTGAGAAG ATGTTCCTTCAGTTACTAGAAATAGAGGAGGGCTGGAAGTATAGGCCTCCACAGCCCTGCTTTTCTGAGCAGCAAAGCAACCAGGTTGAGAAGCTCTTCCAGACCTTAAAGACCCAGGAGCAGAACAACCTGGA GGAGGCAGCAGATGGCTTCCTGCAGGTGCTCTCTGTGAGGAAGGGGAAGGCCCTGGTGGCCCGGCTGCTCCCCTTCCTGGCCCAGGATCAGGCTGTTACCATTCTTTTGGCTATCACCCACCATCTGCCCCTCCTGGTCCGGAGGGATGTGGCTGATCAG GCCCTACAAATGTTATTCAAACCTCTGGGCAAATGTATCAGTCACTTGACCCTCCATGAACTCCTCCAAGGACTTCAGGGATTAATGCTGTTGCCATCTGGCTCCTCAGAGCGGCCAGTCACCGTGGTGCTTCAGAATCAG GACAGACATGGTGGTTCTGATTGCCTGGGAAATAGCCCAAATGCCTACAGCCTCTCTGGCAGAACCCCTAGCTTTCCCCAGCAACCTACTTCCCCTGTTCTGTCACCATGTGGACAAACAATTGGTTCAGCAGCTGGAGGCCAGGATGGA GTTTGCCTGGATCTACTGATCTGTTTGTTCTGGAATACATGTATGTGGGAAGTTGAATCATCGGACACTAGCTTATAG
- the PATL2 gene encoding protein PAT1 homolog 2 isoform X4: protein MKCLEGPGKICGPLAPEEELVSACQLEKEKENEGEEEEEEEEDLDPDLEEEEEEENDLGDPTILGAVHNTQRALLSSPGFKAPGVLGMSLASLHFLWQTLDYLSPIPFWPTFPSTSSPARHFGPRLPSPDPTLFCSLLTSWPPRFSHLTQLHPQHQRILQQQQQRSQTPSPPAKKPWSQQPDPYANLMTRKEKDWVIKVQMVQLRSINPPLDDYYYQEYYQKLEKQQADEELLGRRNQVESLKLVTPYIQKAEAYESVVRIEGSLGQVAVSTCFSPRRAIDAVPHGTQEQDIEAASSQRLRVLHRIEKMFLQLLEIEEGWKYRPPQPCFSEQQSNQVEKLFQTLKTQEQNNLEEAADGFLQVLSVRKGKALVARLLPFLAQDQAVTILLAITHHLPLLVRRDVADQALQMLFKPLGKCISHLTLHELLQGLQGLMLLPSGSSERPVTVVLQNQFGISLLYALLSHGEQLVSLDSSLEEPNSDRTAWTDMVVLIAWEIAQMPTASLAEPLAFPSNLLPLFCHHVDKQLVQQLEARMEFAWIY from the exons ATGAAATGCCTTGAAG GGCCAGGTAAGATCTGTGGCCCTTTGGCTCCTGAGGAGGAGCTGGTGTCTGCCTGCcagttggaaaaagaaaaagagaatgaaggggaggaagaggaggaggaggaggaagatctGGACCCAGACctggaagaagaagaggaggaagagaatgatCTTGGGGATCCAACTATACTTGGTGCTGTCCATAATACCCAG AGAGCTCTGCTCAGCTCACCTGGATTCAAGGCCCCTGGTGTGCTGGGAATGTCACTTGCCTCCTTGCATTTTCTGTGGCAG ACCTTGGACTACCTGTCGCCCATCCCTTTCTGGCCTACATTTCCCAGCACCAGCTCTCCAGCACGGCACTTTGGACCTCGGCTGCCCTCACCAGACCCAACTCTTTTCTGCAGCCTGCTGACCTCGTGGCCCCCTAGGTTCAG TCATCTGACCCAGCTCCACCCTCAGCACCAACGGATcttgcagcagcagcaacagcgtAGTCAAACACCAAG TCCCCCAGCCAAGAAGCCTTGGTCTCAGCAGCCAGACCCCTATGCTAACCTCATGACCAGAAAAGAGAAGGACTGGGTGATAAAAGTGCAGATGGTGCAACTGCGGAGTATAAACCCCCCCCTGGATGATTACTACTACCAG GAATATTACCAGAAGCTAGAGAAGCAGCAGGCAGATGAAGAGCTACTTGGACGAAGGAACCAGGTTGAGTCTCTCAAGCTGGTAACACCTTACATTCAGAAGGCAGAGGCTTATGAGTCCG taGTCCGAATCGAGGGTTCCCTGGGCCAGGTAGCTGTGTCGACATGCTTCAGCCCTCGCCGAGCTATTGATGCTGTACCCCATGGAACTCAAGAGCAG GATATAGAAGCTGCAAGCAGTCAGAGGCTTCGGGTGTTACACCGGATTGAGAAG ATGTTCCTTCAGTTACTAGAAATAGAGGAGGGCTGGAAGTATAGGCCTCCACAGCCCTGCTTTTCTGAGCAGCAAAGCAACCAGGTTGAGAAGCTCTTCCAGACCTTAAAGACCCAGGAGCAGAACAACCTGGA GGAGGCAGCAGATGGCTTCCTGCAGGTGCTCTCTGTGAGGAAGGGGAAGGCCCTGGTGGCCCGGCTGCTCCCCTTCCTGGCCCAGGATCAGGCTGTTACCATTCTTTTGGCTATCACCCACCATCTGCCCCTCCTGGTCCGGAGGGATGTGGCTGATCAG GCCCTACAAATGTTATTCAAACCTCTGGGCAAATGTATCAGTCACTTGACCCTCCATGAACTCCTCCAAGGACTTCAGGGATTAATGCTGTTGCCATCTGGCTCCTCAGAGCGGCCAGTCACCGTGGTGCTTCAGAATCAG TTTGGAATATCTTTGCTCTATGCCCTACTGAGTCATGGGGAGCAGCTGGTATCGCTGGATTCTTCCCTAGAGGAACCCAACAGTGACCGTACAGCTTG GACAGACATGGTGGTTCTGATTGCCTGGGAAATAGCCCAAATGCCTACAGCCTCTCTGGCAGAACCCCTAGCTTTCCCCAGCAACCTACTTCCCCTGTTCTGTCACCATGTGGACAAACAATTGGTTCAGCAGCTGGAGGCCAGGATGGA GTTTGCCTGGATCTACTGA
- the PATL2 gene encoding protein PAT1 homolog 2 isoform X6: MSLASLHFLWQTLDYLSPIPFWPTFPSTSSPARHFGPRLPSPDPTLFCSLLTSWPPRFSHLTQLHPQHQRILQQQQQRSQTPSPPAKKPWSQQPDPYANLMTRKEKDWVIKVQMVQLRSINPPLDDYYYQEYYQKLEKQQADEELLGRRNQVESLKLVTPYIQKAEAYESVVRIEGSLGQVAVSTCFSPRRAIDAVPHGTQEQDIEAASSQRLRVLHRIEKMFLQLLEIEEGWKYRPPQPCFSEQQSNQVEKLFQTLKTQEQNNLEEAADGFLQVLSVRKGKALVARLLPFLAQDQAVTILLAITHHLPLLVRRDVADQALQMLFKPLGKCISHLTLHELLQGLQGLMLLPSGSSERPVTVVLQNQFGISLLYALLSHGEQLVSLDSSLEEPNSDRTAWTDMVVLIAWEIAQMPTASLAEPLAFPSNLLPLFCHHVDKQLVQQLEARMEFAWIY; encoded by the exons ATGTCACTTGCCTCCTTGCATTTTCTGTGGCAG ACCTTGGACTACCTGTCGCCCATCCCTTTCTGGCCTACATTTCCCAGCACCAGCTCTCCAGCACGGCACTTTGGACCTCGGCTGCCCTCACCAGACCCAACTCTTTTCTGCAGCCTGCTGACCTCGTGGCCCCCTAGGTTCAG TCATCTGACCCAGCTCCACCCTCAGCACCAACGGATcttgcagcagcagcaacagcgtAGTCAAACACCAAG TCCCCCAGCCAAGAAGCCTTGGTCTCAGCAGCCAGACCCCTATGCTAACCTCATGACCAGAAAAGAGAAGGACTGGGTGATAAAAGTGCAGATGGTGCAACTGCGGAGTATAAACCCCCCCCTGGATGATTACTACTACCAG GAATATTACCAGAAGCTAGAGAAGCAGCAGGCAGATGAAGAGCTACTTGGACGAAGGAACCAGGTTGAGTCTCTCAAGCTGGTAACACCTTACATTCAGAAGGCAGAGGCTTATGAGTCCG taGTCCGAATCGAGGGTTCCCTGGGCCAGGTAGCTGTGTCGACATGCTTCAGCCCTCGCCGAGCTATTGATGCTGTACCCCATGGAACTCAAGAGCAG GATATAGAAGCTGCAAGCAGTCAGAGGCTTCGGGTGTTACACCGGATTGAGAAG ATGTTCCTTCAGTTACTAGAAATAGAGGAGGGCTGGAAGTATAGGCCTCCACAGCCCTGCTTTTCTGAGCAGCAAAGCAACCAGGTTGAGAAGCTCTTCCAGACCTTAAAGACCCAGGAGCAGAACAACCTGGA GGAGGCAGCAGATGGCTTCCTGCAGGTGCTCTCTGTGAGGAAGGGGAAGGCCCTGGTGGCCCGGCTGCTCCCCTTCCTGGCCCAGGATCAGGCTGTTACCATTCTTTTGGCTATCACCCACCATCTGCCCCTCCTGGTCCGGAGGGATGTGGCTGATCAG GCCCTACAAATGTTATTCAAACCTCTGGGCAAATGTATCAGTCACTTGACCCTCCATGAACTCCTCCAAGGACTTCAGGGATTAATGCTGTTGCCATCTGGCTCCTCAGAGCGGCCAGTCACCGTGGTGCTTCAGAATCAG TTTGGAATATCTTTGCTCTATGCCCTACTGAGTCATGGGGAGCAGCTGGTATCGCTGGATTCTTCCCTAGAGGAACCCAACAGTGACCGTACAGCTTG GACAGACATGGTGGTTCTGATTGCCTGGGAAATAGCCCAAATGCCTACAGCCTCTCTGGCAGAACCCCTAGCTTTCCCCAGCAACCTACTTCCCCTGTTCTGTCACCATGTGGACAAACAATTGGTTCAGCAGCTGGAGGCCAGGATGGA GTTTGCCTGGATCTACTGA
- the PATL2 gene encoding protein PAT1 homolog 2 isoform X2, with the protein MFKGGAGDGLRTEVLLSSSLSRQDSHLSPHFTFSSGPHLNQGPGKICGPLAPEEELVSACQLEKEKENEGEEEEEEEEDLDPDLEEEEEEENDLGDPTILGAVHNTQRALLSSPGFKAPGVLGMSLASLHFLWQTLDYLSPIPFWPTFPSTSSPARHFGPRLPSPDPTLFCSLLTSWPPRFSHLTQLHPQHQRILQQQQQRSQTPSPPAKKPWSQQPDPYANLMTRKEKDWVIKVQMVQLRSINPPLDDYYYQEYYQKLEKQQADEELLGRRNQVESLKLVTPYIQKAEAYESVVRIEGSLGQVAVSTCFSPRRAIDAVPHGTQEQDIEAASSQRLRVLHRIEKMFLQLLEIEEGWKYRPPQPCFSEQQSNQVEKLFQTLKTQEQNNLEEAADGFLQVLSVRKGKALVARLLPFLAQDQAVTILLAITHHLPLLVRRDVADQALQMLFKPLGKCISHLTLHELLQGLQGLMLLPSGSSERPVTVVLQNQFGISLLYALLSHGEQLVSLDSSLEEPNSDRTAWTDMVVLIAWEIAQMPTASLAEPLAFPSNLLPLFCHHVDKQLVQQLEARMEFAWIY; encoded by the exons ATGTTCAAAGGTGGTGCTGGAGATGGCTTAAGAACAGAAGTGCTATTGAGTAGTAGCCTCTCTAGACAAGATTCACACCTGAGCCCCCATTTTACCTTCTCCTCTGGCCCACACTTAAACCAAGGGCCAGGTAAGATCTGTGGCCCTTTGGCTCCTGAGGAGGAGCTGGTGTCTGCCTGCcagttggaaaaagaaaaagagaatgaaggggaggaagaggaggaggaggaggaagatctGGACCCAGACctggaagaagaagaggaggaagagaatgatCTTGGGGATCCAACTATACTTGGTGCTGTCCATAATACCCAG AGAGCTCTGCTCAGCTCACCTGGATTCAAGGCCCCTGGTGTGCTGGGAATGTCACTTGCCTCCTTGCATTTTCTGTGGCAG ACCTTGGACTACCTGTCGCCCATCCCTTTCTGGCCTACATTTCCCAGCACCAGCTCTCCAGCACGGCACTTTGGACCTCGGCTGCCCTCACCAGACCCAACTCTTTTCTGCAGCCTGCTGACCTCGTGGCCCCCTAGGTTCAG TCATCTGACCCAGCTCCACCCTCAGCACCAACGGATcttgcagcagcagcaacagcgtAGTCAAACACCAAG TCCCCCAGCCAAGAAGCCTTGGTCTCAGCAGCCAGACCCCTATGCTAACCTCATGACCAGAAAAGAGAAGGACTGGGTGATAAAAGTGCAGATGGTGCAACTGCGGAGTATAAACCCCCCCCTGGATGATTACTACTACCAG GAATATTACCAGAAGCTAGAGAAGCAGCAGGCAGATGAAGAGCTACTTGGACGAAGGAACCAGGTTGAGTCTCTCAAGCTGGTAACACCTTACATTCAGAAGGCAGAGGCTTATGAGTCCG taGTCCGAATCGAGGGTTCCCTGGGCCAGGTAGCTGTGTCGACATGCTTCAGCCCTCGCCGAGCTATTGATGCTGTACCCCATGGAACTCAAGAGCAG GATATAGAAGCTGCAAGCAGTCAGAGGCTTCGGGTGTTACACCGGATTGAGAAG ATGTTCCTTCAGTTACTAGAAATAGAGGAGGGCTGGAAGTATAGGCCTCCACAGCCCTGCTTTTCTGAGCAGCAAAGCAACCAGGTTGAGAAGCTCTTCCAGACCTTAAAGACCCAGGAGCAGAACAACCTGGA GGAGGCAGCAGATGGCTTCCTGCAGGTGCTCTCTGTGAGGAAGGGGAAGGCCCTGGTGGCCCGGCTGCTCCCCTTCCTGGCCCAGGATCAGGCTGTTACCATTCTTTTGGCTATCACCCACCATCTGCCCCTCCTGGTCCGGAGGGATGTGGCTGATCAG GCCCTACAAATGTTATTCAAACCTCTGGGCAAATGTATCAGTCACTTGACCCTCCATGAACTCCTCCAAGGACTTCAGGGATTAATGCTGTTGCCATCTGGCTCCTCAGAGCGGCCAGTCACCGTGGTGCTTCAGAATCAG TTTGGAATATCTTTGCTCTATGCCCTACTGAGTCATGGGGAGCAGCTGGTATCGCTGGATTCTTCCCTAGAGGAACCCAACAGTGACCGTACAGCTTG GACAGACATGGTGGTTCTGATTGCCTGGGAAATAGCCCAAATGCCTACAGCCTCTCTGGCAGAACCCCTAGCTTTCCCCAGCAACCTACTTCCCCTGTTCTGTCACCATGTGGACAAACAATTGGTTCAGCAGCTGGAGGCCAGGATGGA GTTTGCCTGGATCTACTGA
- the PATL2 gene encoding protein PAT1 homolog 2 isoform X1, which translates to MNNLNRKDSNSQVVYLPEAGNALSLEDTAKKEVHQPTKMKCLEGPGKICGPLAPEEELVSACQLEKEKENEGEEEEEEEEDLDPDLEEEEEEENDLGDPTILGAVHNTQRALLSSPGFKAPGVLGMSLASLHFLWQTLDYLSPIPFWPTFPSTSSPARHFGPRLPSPDPTLFCSLLTSWPPRFSHLTQLHPQHQRILQQQQQRSQTPSPPAKKPWSQQPDPYANLMTRKEKDWVIKVQMVQLRSINPPLDDYYYQEYYQKLEKQQADEELLGRRNQVESLKLVTPYIQKAEAYESVVRIEGSLGQVAVSTCFSPRRAIDAVPHGTQEQDIEAASSQRLRVLHRIEKMFLQLLEIEEGWKYRPPQPCFSEQQSNQVEKLFQTLKTQEQNNLEEAADGFLQVLSVRKGKALVARLLPFLAQDQAVTILLAITHHLPLLVRRDVADQALQMLFKPLGKCISHLTLHELLQGLQGLMLLPSGSSERPVTVVLQNQFGISLLYALLSHGEQLVSLDSSLEEPNSDRTAWTDMVVLIAWEIAQMPTASLAEPLAFPSNLLPLFCHHVDKQLVQQLEARMEFAWIY; encoded by the exons ATGAATAACTTAAACAGAAAGGACAGCAACAGTCAGGTG GTTTACCTTCCAGAGGCTGGCAATGCTCTTTCACTGGAGGACACAGCCAAGAAGGAAGTCCACCAGCCTACCAAGATGAAATGCCTTGAAG GGCCAGGTAAGATCTGTGGCCCTTTGGCTCCTGAGGAGGAGCTGGTGTCTGCCTGCcagttggaaaaagaaaaagagaatgaaggggaggaagaggaggaggaggaggaagatctGGACCCAGACctggaagaagaagaggaggaagagaatgatCTTGGGGATCCAACTATACTTGGTGCTGTCCATAATACCCAG AGAGCTCTGCTCAGCTCACCTGGATTCAAGGCCCCTGGTGTGCTGGGAATGTCACTTGCCTCCTTGCATTTTCTGTGGCAG ACCTTGGACTACCTGTCGCCCATCCCTTTCTGGCCTACATTTCCCAGCACCAGCTCTCCAGCACGGCACTTTGGACCTCGGCTGCCCTCACCAGACCCAACTCTTTTCTGCAGCCTGCTGACCTCGTGGCCCCCTAGGTTCAG TCATCTGACCCAGCTCCACCCTCAGCACCAACGGATcttgcagcagcagcaacagcgtAGTCAAACACCAAG TCCCCCAGCCAAGAAGCCTTGGTCTCAGCAGCCAGACCCCTATGCTAACCTCATGACCAGAAAAGAGAAGGACTGGGTGATAAAAGTGCAGATGGTGCAACTGCGGAGTATAAACCCCCCCCTGGATGATTACTACTACCAG GAATATTACCAGAAGCTAGAGAAGCAGCAGGCAGATGAAGAGCTACTTGGACGAAGGAACCAGGTTGAGTCTCTCAAGCTGGTAACACCTTACATTCAGAAGGCAGAGGCTTATGAGTCCG taGTCCGAATCGAGGGTTCCCTGGGCCAGGTAGCTGTGTCGACATGCTTCAGCCCTCGCCGAGCTATTGATGCTGTACCCCATGGAACTCAAGAGCAG GATATAGAAGCTGCAAGCAGTCAGAGGCTTCGGGTGTTACACCGGATTGAGAAG ATGTTCCTTCAGTTACTAGAAATAGAGGAGGGCTGGAAGTATAGGCCTCCACAGCCCTGCTTTTCTGAGCAGCAAAGCAACCAGGTTGAGAAGCTCTTCCAGACCTTAAAGACCCAGGAGCAGAACAACCTGGA GGAGGCAGCAGATGGCTTCCTGCAGGTGCTCTCTGTGAGGAAGGGGAAGGCCCTGGTGGCCCGGCTGCTCCCCTTCCTGGCCCAGGATCAGGCTGTTACCATTCTTTTGGCTATCACCCACCATCTGCCCCTCCTGGTCCGGAGGGATGTGGCTGATCAG GCCCTACAAATGTTATTCAAACCTCTGGGCAAATGTATCAGTCACTTGACCCTCCATGAACTCCTCCAAGGACTTCAGGGATTAATGCTGTTGCCATCTGGCTCCTCAGAGCGGCCAGTCACCGTGGTGCTTCAGAATCAG TTTGGAATATCTTTGCTCTATGCCCTACTGAGTCATGGGGAGCAGCTGGTATCGCTGGATTCTTCCCTAGAGGAACCCAACAGTGACCGTACAGCTTG GACAGACATGGTGGTTCTGATTGCCTGGGAAATAGCCCAAATGCCTACAGCCTCTCTGGCAGAACCCCTAGCTTTCCCCAGCAACCTACTTCCCCTGTTCTGTCACCATGTGGACAAACAATTGGTTCAGCAGCTGGAGGCCAGGATGGA GTTTGCCTGGATCTACTGA
- the PATL2 gene encoding protein PAT1 homolog 2 isoform X5: MNNLNRKDSNSQVVYLPEAGNALSLEDTAKKEVHQPTKMKCLEGPGKICGPLAPEEELVSACQLEKEKENEGEEEEEEEEDLDPDLEEEEEEENDLGDPTILGAVHNTQRALLSSPGFKAPGVLGMSLASLHFLWQTLDYLSPIPFWPTFPSTSSPARHFGPRLPSPDPTLFCSLLTSWPPRFSHLTQLHPQHQRILQQQQQRSQTPSPPAKKPWSQQPDPYANLMTRKEKDWVIKVQMVQLRSINPPLDDYYYQEYYQKLEKQQADEELLGRRNQVESLKLVTPYIQKAEAYESVVRIEGSLGQVAVSTCFSPRRAIDAVPHGTQEQDIEAASSQRLRVLHRIEKMFLQLLEIEEGWKYRPPQPCFSEQQSNQVEKLFQTLKTQEQNNLEEAADGFLQVLSVRKGKALVARLLPFLAQDQAVTILLAITHHLPLLVRRDVADQALQMLFKPLGKCISHLTLHELLQGLQGLMLLPSGSSERPVTVVLQNQFGISLLYALLSHGEQLVSLDSSLEEPNSDRTAWFAWIY, encoded by the exons ATGAATAACTTAAACAGAAAGGACAGCAACAGTCAGGTG GTTTACCTTCCAGAGGCTGGCAATGCTCTTTCACTGGAGGACACAGCCAAGAAGGAAGTCCACCAGCCTACCAAGATGAAATGCCTTGAAG GGCCAGGTAAGATCTGTGGCCCTTTGGCTCCTGAGGAGGAGCTGGTGTCTGCCTGCcagttggaaaaagaaaaagagaatgaaggggaggaagaggaggaggaggaggaagatctGGACCCAGACctggaagaagaagaggaggaagagaatgatCTTGGGGATCCAACTATACTTGGTGCTGTCCATAATACCCAG AGAGCTCTGCTCAGCTCACCTGGATTCAAGGCCCCTGGTGTGCTGGGAATGTCACTTGCCTCCTTGCATTTTCTGTGGCAG ACCTTGGACTACCTGTCGCCCATCCCTTTCTGGCCTACATTTCCCAGCACCAGCTCTCCAGCACGGCACTTTGGACCTCGGCTGCCCTCACCAGACCCAACTCTTTTCTGCAGCCTGCTGACCTCGTGGCCCCCTAGGTTCAG TCATCTGACCCAGCTCCACCCTCAGCACCAACGGATcttgcagcagcagcaacagcgtAGTCAAACACCAAG TCCCCCAGCCAAGAAGCCTTGGTCTCAGCAGCCAGACCCCTATGCTAACCTCATGACCAGAAAAGAGAAGGACTGGGTGATAAAAGTGCAGATGGTGCAACTGCGGAGTATAAACCCCCCCCTGGATGATTACTACTACCAG GAATATTACCAGAAGCTAGAGAAGCAGCAGGCAGATGAAGAGCTACTTGGACGAAGGAACCAGGTTGAGTCTCTCAAGCTGGTAACACCTTACATTCAGAAGGCAGAGGCTTATGAGTCCG taGTCCGAATCGAGGGTTCCCTGGGCCAGGTAGCTGTGTCGACATGCTTCAGCCCTCGCCGAGCTATTGATGCTGTACCCCATGGAACTCAAGAGCAG GATATAGAAGCTGCAAGCAGTCAGAGGCTTCGGGTGTTACACCGGATTGAGAAG ATGTTCCTTCAGTTACTAGAAATAGAGGAGGGCTGGAAGTATAGGCCTCCACAGCCCTGCTTTTCTGAGCAGCAAAGCAACCAGGTTGAGAAGCTCTTCCAGACCTTAAAGACCCAGGAGCAGAACAACCTGGA GGAGGCAGCAGATGGCTTCCTGCAGGTGCTCTCTGTGAGGAAGGGGAAGGCCCTGGTGGCCCGGCTGCTCCCCTTCCTGGCCCAGGATCAGGCTGTTACCATTCTTTTGGCTATCACCCACCATCTGCCCCTCCTGGTCCGGAGGGATGTGGCTGATCAG GCCCTACAAATGTTATTCAAACCTCTGGGCAAATGTATCAGTCACTTGACCCTCCATGAACTCCTCCAAGGACTTCAGGGATTAATGCTGTTGCCATCTGGCTCCTCAGAGCGGCCAGTCACCGTGGTGCTTCAGAATCAG TTTGGAATATCTTTGCTCTATGCCCTACTGAGTCATGGGGAGCAGCTGGTATCGCTGGATTCTTCCCTAGAGGAACCCAACAGTGACCGTACAGCTTG GTTTGCCTGGATCTACTGA